In Archocentrus centrarchus isolate MPI-CPG fArcCen1 chromosome 21, fArcCen1, whole genome shotgun sequence, the following are encoded in one genomic region:
- the LOC115801049 gene encoding cohesin subunit SA-2 isoform X1, with translation MIPEATAAAASRSSGQNKNCRDEANTSEAVSHSEDSGNENRQKSARRRKRVHEGSENVKCKSPKASCSGARRAGRGHGKQKHVEAVTLFEVITMGRSAMQAVIDDWIEAYVTDRDSSLLDLISFFIQCSGCKGVVTAEMCQSKEDSEVMSKMVEELDEAAGLQYKKFLAFPWILTVTWPMDTDSVEYPLVQSGAYGRWFHSEFCDFVSVLVAQCQHSIIFDGYLMNTLISLLAELSDSYVRAFRHTCTLAAVKLLSSLVGVALSLSVGIENSQKLYEVQKTKTMRPKSAQQLEKIQKKITELQEKRAEIESMMDIIFKGVFLKRYRDVLPEIRCICMEELGLWMKLYSSVFLNDSYLKYMGWMMHDKIPDVRLKCVLGLQGLYGDPLFLPKLDLFTSRFKDRMVSMTLDKDSEVAVQTMKLLVLISNTSDDALTPEDYKHLLQFVYSSQRPLATTAGELLFSRLLNASDTQDGMNEEEVCKQQTFARLKALLQFYQESEMHSHVVYLVDSLWDCGGALLKDWPSLTSALLQDSSSCSAGFTPAEQAVLVEILVASVRQASEGPVLAGRSGAKKVMNAREKKIQTDDCLKLTEHLVTVLPKLLSKFSGSSDILASLMRIPQHFLPECPQAENTQAVSGLLTEIEAVSDFHSGPALLEAASRAMLSLCSEEAAWCSLARAARDSLVQRWADKLTALLGDSLKDDSFSADEEKIREILATLRKLKAFYNCHDLSQWRLFDLLSPLLSVKSSLEGAPPEVLLEVLQCLSFSMLWSLSTSSETLTCRERSVAQRLQLRLFCERSHHCLSHSDLSARQQAFLGVCDVLTAHSYQLHVWDPTSFGPLLYTPSPKLQRALLTFVCMHVFVGSDCDSQSRVSENSQVERLEDLHKRRNLLAAYCKLIIHGVLEMSMAAEVFTYYMKYYNDFGDIIKETMYRTRQMDKIESARTLVLCLQQLFIRLKQEQESGGRPQPGVQTFTSIKELARRFALTFGDLVKFRECVVLIHRNGIEFVFQEFTQTPDLPTPLYLSYLTILSEFSSKLLRPDKKAVFSYLQKHTAEHIINLREECWQPLIYYRASLLAIAEGEDAVSYVSSDRKGNPPNRSPFSKQKREGKTAQNDVLTFTSCFRGILFLFSGSKSPCLFSPVDSKVSKIRKPSYSPSHQERAADTDPFSVPLEPPPRRLHMEGSVLSISNEPDDGTVEVEV, from the exons ATGATACCAGAggccacagctgcagctgcatccAGGTCCTCAGGCCAGAA TAAGAACTGTCGTGATGAGGCGAACACCTCTGAAGCCGTCAGTCACTCAGAGGACTCTGGGAATGAGAATAGACAAAAGAGTGCG agacGAAGGAAAAGAGTGCACGAGGGCTCCGAGAATGTCAAGTGCAAAAGTCCCAAAGCCAGCTGCAGTGGCGCTAGGAGAGCAGGAAGGGGACACGGCAAACAGAAGCACGTGGAGGCCGTCACCTTGTTTGAGGTGATCACCATGGGCAGGAGTGCCATGCAG GCGGTGATAGATGATTGGATTGAGGCATATGTGACAGACAGAGACTCCTCTCTTCTTGACCTCATCAGCTTCTTCATTCAGTGTTCTGGGTGCAAAG gtgttgtCACAGCAGAGATGTGTCAGAGCAAAGAGGACAGCGAGGTCATGAGTAAGATGGTCGAGGAGCTGGAtgag GCTGCTGGTCTGCAGTATAAGAAGTTTCTGGCTTTTCCATGGATCCTCACAGTCACGTGGCCCATGGATACA GACAGTGTTGAGTATCCTCTGGTGCAGTCAGGAGCATACGGCCGCTGGTTTCACTCTGAGTTCTGTGACTTTGTGTCAGTGCTGGTGGCTCAGTGTCAGCACAGCATCATCTTTGACGGGTACCTGATGAACACCCTCATCTCGCTGCTCGCCGAGCTGTCAGATTCTTATGTGCGAGCGTTCAGACACACCTGCACGCTAGCTG CTGTGAAGCTGCTGAGCTCTCTGGTGGGCGTGGCTCTCAGCCTGAGCGTTGGGATTGAAAACAGTCAGAAGCTGTATGAGGTGCAAAAGACAAAGACCATGAGGCCGAAGAGTGCGCAGCAGCTGGAGAAAATACAGAAGAAGATCACAGAG TTGCAGGAGAAGCGAGCGGAGATCGAGAGCATGATGGACATCATCTTCAAGGGGGTTTTCCTTAAGCGATATCG TGATGTGCTTCCAGAAATCCGCTGCATCTGTATGGAGGAGTTGGGTTTGTGGATGAAACTCTACAGTTCTGTGTTTCTCAACGACAGTTACCTCAAATACATGGGCTGGATGATGCACGACAAG ATACCGGATGTGCGTCTCAAGTGTGTGTTAGGTCTGCAGGGTCTGTACGGAGATCCTCTCTTCCTGCCTAAACTAGACCTGTTCACCAGCCGCTTCAAG GACCGGATGGTCTCCATGACCCTGGATAAGGACAGCGAAGTGGCCGTGCAGACCATGAAACTCCTGGTGCTCATTTCCAA CACATCTGACGACGCGCTCACTCCGGAAGACTACAAGCACCTCCTCCAGTTTGTTTACTCCTCACAGCGGCCTCTTGCAACCACTGCGGGGGAGCTGCTCTTCTCAAG GCTTCTCAATGCATCTGATACTCAGGATGGAATGAATGAAGAGGAGGTGTGTAAGCAGCAAACCTTTGCCAGACTGAAGGCCCTGCTGCAGTTCTACCAGGAGTCTGAG ATGCACAGCCATGTGGTGTACCTGGTGGACAGTCTGTGGGACTGTGGTGGAGCTTTGCTGAAGGACTGGCCCTCACTCACATCTGCACTGCTGCAGGACTCTTCGTCATGCAGTGCAG gtttcACCCCGGCTGAACAGGCAGTGCTTGTAGAGATCCTGGTAGCATCAGTGCGTCAGGCCTCAGAGGGACCTGTGCTGGCAGGGAGGAGTGGAGCGAAGAAG gtAATGAATgccagagaaaagaaaattcaGACTGATGACTGTTTGAAGCTCACTGAGCATCTCGTCACGGTGCTTCCAAAGCTGCTGTCTAAG TTTTCAGGTAGCAGTGACATCCTTGCCTCCCTGATGAGGATTCCTCAGCACTTCCTCCCAGAGTGTCCACAGGCTGAAAACAcacag GCGGTGTCCGGCCTGCTGACAGAAATAGAAGCTGTTTCAGACTTCCACTCAGGCCCGGCTCTTCTGGAGGCGGCGTCTCGTGCGATGCTGTCTCTTTGTAGCGAGGAGGCAGCCTGGTGCTCCCTGGCCCGAGCTGCCAGAGACTCTCTGGTCCAGCGCTGGGCGGACAAACTGACAGCACTGCTGGGGGACTCGCTCAAG GACGACAGTTTCTCTGCTGATGAGGAGAAAATAAGAGAGATTTTAGCCACGCTGAGGAAACTTAAAGCTTTCTACAA CTGCCATGACCTCAGTCAGTGGCGTCTGTTTGATCTGCTGTCTCCTCTCCTGTCAGTAAAGAGCAGCTTGGAAGGAGCTCCACCTGAG GTGCTGCTGGAAGTACTGCAGTGTTTGTCCTTTTCCATGCTCTGGTCACTCAGCACCAGCAGTGAAACTCTGACCTGCAGG GAGAGGTCTGTAGCTCAGAGGCTCCAGCTGCGCCTTTTCTGTGAGAGAAGTCATCACTGCCTCTCCCACAGCGACCTCAGCGCGAGGCAGCAG gcttTTCTGGGTGTGTGCGACGTCCTGACGGCCCACTCCTACCAGCTACACGTGTGGGATCCCACCTCATTCGGTCCACTGCTCTACACGCCCAGTCCCAAGCTGCAGAGGGCGCTGTTGACCTTTGTGTGCATGCACGTCTTTGTGGGCTCAGACTGTGACAGCCAGAGCAGGG TCAGCGAAAACTCTCAAGTGGAGAGGCTGGAGGACCTTCACAAACGGAGGAATCTGCTCGCAGCCTACTGCAAGCTGATAATCCACGGAGTGCTGGAGATGAGCATGGCAGCAGAGGTCTTCACTTACTACATGAAG TACTACAATGACTTTGGAGACATCATCAAGGAGACGATGTATCGCACCAGGCAGATGGATAAAATAGAGAGTGCTCGCACACTCGTGCTCTGTTTGCAGCAG CTGTTTATACGACTAAAGCAGGAGCAAGAGAGCGGCGGCAGGCCTCAACCAGGAGTCCAGACTTTCACCAGCATTAAAGAGCTAGCCAGGCGATTCGCCCTCACCTTCGGGGACCTCGTCAAGTTTCGCGAGTGTGTCGTCCTCATCCACAG GAATGGCATAGAGTTTGTGTTCCAAGAGTTTACTCAGACTCCAGACTTACCTACACCACTGTACCTCTCCTACCTGACTATCCTCAGTGAGTTCTCCAGCAAACTGCTCAGACCAGACAAGAAAGCAGT gttctccTATCTGCAAAAACACACTGCTGAGCATATTATTAACCTCAGGGAGGAGTGCTGGCAGCCACTCATCTACTATCGTGCATCTCTGTTGGCTATAGCTGAAGGGGAGGACGCTGTATCCTATGTAAGCTCAGACAGAAAGGGCAACCCACCCAATCGCTCGCCCTTCTCCAAACAAAAACGGGAAGGTAAGACAGCACAAAATGATGTCCTCACTTTCACCAGCTGCTTCAGGGgtatcctttttttattttcaggaagCAAGTCCCCCTGTTTGTTTAGCCCTGTTGATTCCAAAGTCAGCAAAATACGCAAACCGAGCTACAGCCCAAG CCATCAGGAGAGGGCAGCTGATACAGATCCATTTTCTGTCCCTCTGGAACCTCCACCGAGAAGACTGCACATGGAAGGATCCGTACTCAGCATCAGCAACGAGCCAGACGATGGCACCGTGGAGGTGGAAGTCTGA
- the LOC115801049 gene encoding cohesin subunit SA-2 isoform X3 — MIPEATAAAASRSSGQNKNCRDEANTSEAVSHSEDSGNENRQKSARRRKRVHEGSENVKCKSPKASCSGARRAGRGHGKQKHVEAVTLFEVITMGRSAMQAVIDDWIEAYVTDRDSSLLDLISFFIQCSGCKGVVTAEMCQSKEDSEVMSKMVEELDEAAGLQYKKFLAFPWILTVTWPMDTDSVEYPLVQSGAYGRWFHSEFCDFVSVLVAQCQHSIIFDGYLMNTLISLLAELSDSYVRAFRHTCTLAAVKLLSSLVGVALSLSVGIENSQKLYEVQKTKTMRPKSAQQLEKIQKKITELQEKRAEIESMMDIIFKGVFLKRYRDVLPEIRCICMEELGLWMKLYSSVFLNDSYLKYMGWMMHDKIPDVRLKCVLGLQGLYGDPLFLPKLDLFTSRFKDRMVSMTLDKDSEVAVQTMKLLVLISNTSDDALTPEDYKHLLQFVYSSQRPLATTAGELLFSRLLNASDTQDGMNEEEVCKQQTFARLKALLQFYQESEMHSHVVYLVDSLWDCGGALLKDWPSLTSALLQDSSSCSAGFTPAEQAVLVEILVASVRQASEGPVLAGRSGAKKVMNAREKKIQTDDCLKLTEHLVTVLPKLLSKFSGSSDILASLMRIPQHFLPECPQAENTQAVSGLLTEIEAVSDFHSGPALLEAASRAMLSLCSEEAAWCSLARAARDSLVQRWADKLTALLGDSLKDDSFSADEEKIREILATLRKLKAFYNCHDLSQWRLFDLLSPLLSVKSSLEGAPPEVLLEVLQCLSFSMLWSLSTSSETLTCRERSVAQRLQLRLFCERSHHCLSHSDLSARQQAFLGVCDVLTAHSYQLHVWDPTSFGPLLYTPSPKLQRALLTFVCMHVFVGSDCDSQSRVSENSQVERLEDLHKRRNLLAAYCKLIIHGVLEMSMAAEVFTYYMKYYNDFGDIIKETMYRTRQMDKIESARTLVLCLQQLFIRLKQEQESGGRPQPGVQTFTSIKELARRFALTFGDLVKFRECVVLIHSEFSSKLLRPDKKAVFSYLQKHTAEHIINLREECWQPLIYYRASLLAIAEGEDAVSYVSSDRKGNPPNRSPFSKQKREGKTAQNDVLTFTSCFRGILFLFSGSKSPCLFSPVDSKVSKIRKPSYSPSHQERAADTDPFSVPLEPPPRRLHMEGSVLSISNEPDDGTVEVEV, encoded by the exons ATGATACCAGAggccacagctgcagctgcatccAGGTCCTCAGGCCAGAA TAAGAACTGTCGTGATGAGGCGAACACCTCTGAAGCCGTCAGTCACTCAGAGGACTCTGGGAATGAGAATAGACAAAAGAGTGCG agacGAAGGAAAAGAGTGCACGAGGGCTCCGAGAATGTCAAGTGCAAAAGTCCCAAAGCCAGCTGCAGTGGCGCTAGGAGAGCAGGAAGGGGACACGGCAAACAGAAGCACGTGGAGGCCGTCACCTTGTTTGAGGTGATCACCATGGGCAGGAGTGCCATGCAG GCGGTGATAGATGATTGGATTGAGGCATATGTGACAGACAGAGACTCCTCTCTTCTTGACCTCATCAGCTTCTTCATTCAGTGTTCTGGGTGCAAAG gtgttgtCACAGCAGAGATGTGTCAGAGCAAAGAGGACAGCGAGGTCATGAGTAAGATGGTCGAGGAGCTGGAtgag GCTGCTGGTCTGCAGTATAAGAAGTTTCTGGCTTTTCCATGGATCCTCACAGTCACGTGGCCCATGGATACA GACAGTGTTGAGTATCCTCTGGTGCAGTCAGGAGCATACGGCCGCTGGTTTCACTCTGAGTTCTGTGACTTTGTGTCAGTGCTGGTGGCTCAGTGTCAGCACAGCATCATCTTTGACGGGTACCTGATGAACACCCTCATCTCGCTGCTCGCCGAGCTGTCAGATTCTTATGTGCGAGCGTTCAGACACACCTGCACGCTAGCTG CTGTGAAGCTGCTGAGCTCTCTGGTGGGCGTGGCTCTCAGCCTGAGCGTTGGGATTGAAAACAGTCAGAAGCTGTATGAGGTGCAAAAGACAAAGACCATGAGGCCGAAGAGTGCGCAGCAGCTGGAGAAAATACAGAAGAAGATCACAGAG TTGCAGGAGAAGCGAGCGGAGATCGAGAGCATGATGGACATCATCTTCAAGGGGGTTTTCCTTAAGCGATATCG TGATGTGCTTCCAGAAATCCGCTGCATCTGTATGGAGGAGTTGGGTTTGTGGATGAAACTCTACAGTTCTGTGTTTCTCAACGACAGTTACCTCAAATACATGGGCTGGATGATGCACGACAAG ATACCGGATGTGCGTCTCAAGTGTGTGTTAGGTCTGCAGGGTCTGTACGGAGATCCTCTCTTCCTGCCTAAACTAGACCTGTTCACCAGCCGCTTCAAG GACCGGATGGTCTCCATGACCCTGGATAAGGACAGCGAAGTGGCCGTGCAGACCATGAAACTCCTGGTGCTCATTTCCAA CACATCTGACGACGCGCTCACTCCGGAAGACTACAAGCACCTCCTCCAGTTTGTTTACTCCTCACAGCGGCCTCTTGCAACCACTGCGGGGGAGCTGCTCTTCTCAAG GCTTCTCAATGCATCTGATACTCAGGATGGAATGAATGAAGAGGAGGTGTGTAAGCAGCAAACCTTTGCCAGACTGAAGGCCCTGCTGCAGTTCTACCAGGAGTCTGAG ATGCACAGCCATGTGGTGTACCTGGTGGACAGTCTGTGGGACTGTGGTGGAGCTTTGCTGAAGGACTGGCCCTCACTCACATCTGCACTGCTGCAGGACTCTTCGTCATGCAGTGCAG gtttcACCCCGGCTGAACAGGCAGTGCTTGTAGAGATCCTGGTAGCATCAGTGCGTCAGGCCTCAGAGGGACCTGTGCTGGCAGGGAGGAGTGGAGCGAAGAAG gtAATGAATgccagagaaaagaaaattcaGACTGATGACTGTTTGAAGCTCACTGAGCATCTCGTCACGGTGCTTCCAAAGCTGCTGTCTAAG TTTTCAGGTAGCAGTGACATCCTTGCCTCCCTGATGAGGATTCCTCAGCACTTCCTCCCAGAGTGTCCACAGGCTGAAAACAcacag GCGGTGTCCGGCCTGCTGACAGAAATAGAAGCTGTTTCAGACTTCCACTCAGGCCCGGCTCTTCTGGAGGCGGCGTCTCGTGCGATGCTGTCTCTTTGTAGCGAGGAGGCAGCCTGGTGCTCCCTGGCCCGAGCTGCCAGAGACTCTCTGGTCCAGCGCTGGGCGGACAAACTGACAGCACTGCTGGGGGACTCGCTCAAG GACGACAGTTTCTCTGCTGATGAGGAGAAAATAAGAGAGATTTTAGCCACGCTGAGGAAACTTAAAGCTTTCTACAA CTGCCATGACCTCAGTCAGTGGCGTCTGTTTGATCTGCTGTCTCCTCTCCTGTCAGTAAAGAGCAGCTTGGAAGGAGCTCCACCTGAG GTGCTGCTGGAAGTACTGCAGTGTTTGTCCTTTTCCATGCTCTGGTCACTCAGCACCAGCAGTGAAACTCTGACCTGCAGG GAGAGGTCTGTAGCTCAGAGGCTCCAGCTGCGCCTTTTCTGTGAGAGAAGTCATCACTGCCTCTCCCACAGCGACCTCAGCGCGAGGCAGCAG gcttTTCTGGGTGTGTGCGACGTCCTGACGGCCCACTCCTACCAGCTACACGTGTGGGATCCCACCTCATTCGGTCCACTGCTCTACACGCCCAGTCCCAAGCTGCAGAGGGCGCTGTTGACCTTTGTGTGCATGCACGTCTTTGTGGGCTCAGACTGTGACAGCCAGAGCAGGG TCAGCGAAAACTCTCAAGTGGAGAGGCTGGAGGACCTTCACAAACGGAGGAATCTGCTCGCAGCCTACTGCAAGCTGATAATCCACGGAGTGCTGGAGATGAGCATGGCAGCAGAGGTCTTCACTTACTACATGAAG TACTACAATGACTTTGGAGACATCATCAAGGAGACGATGTATCGCACCAGGCAGATGGATAAAATAGAGAGTGCTCGCACACTCGTGCTCTGTTTGCAGCAG CTGTTTATACGACTAAAGCAGGAGCAAGAGAGCGGCGGCAGGCCTCAACCAGGAGTCCAGACTTTCACCAGCATTAAAGAGCTAGCCAGGCGATTCGCCCTCACCTTCGGGGACCTCGTCAAGTTTCGCGAGTGTGTCGTCCTCATCCACAG TGAGTTCTCCAGCAAACTGCTCAGACCAGACAAGAAAGCAGT gttctccTATCTGCAAAAACACACTGCTGAGCATATTATTAACCTCAGGGAGGAGTGCTGGCAGCCACTCATCTACTATCGTGCATCTCTGTTGGCTATAGCTGAAGGGGAGGACGCTGTATCCTATGTAAGCTCAGACAGAAAGGGCAACCCACCCAATCGCTCGCCCTTCTCCAAACAAAAACGGGAAGGTAAGACAGCACAAAATGATGTCCTCACTTTCACCAGCTGCTTCAGGGgtatcctttttttattttcaggaagCAAGTCCCCCTGTTTGTTTAGCCCTGTTGATTCCAAAGTCAGCAAAATACGCAAACCGAGCTACAGCCCAAG CCATCAGGAGAGGGCAGCTGATACAGATCCATTTTCTGTCCCTCTGGAACCTCCACCGAGAAGACTGCACATGGAAGGATCCGTACTCAGCATCAGCAACGAGCCAGACGATGGCACCGTGGAGGTGGAAGTCTGA
- the LOC115801049 gene encoding cohesin subunit SA-2 isoform X2 translates to MIPEATAAAASRSSGQNKNCRDEANTSEAVSHSEDSGNENRQKSARRRKRVHEGSENVKCKSPKASCSGARRAGRGHGKQKHVEAVTLFEVITMGRSAMQAVIDDWIEAYVTDRDSSLLDLISFFIQCSGCKGVVTAEMCQSKEDSEVMSKMVEELDEAAGLQYKKFLAFPWILTVTWPMDTDSVEYPLVQSGAYGRWFHSEFCDFVSVLVAQCQHSIIFDGYLMNTLISLLAELSDSYVRAFRHTCTLAAVKLLSSLVGVALSLSVGIENSQKLYEVQKTKTMRPKSAQQLEKIQKKITELQEKRAEIESMMDIIFKGVFLKRYRDVLPEIRCICMEELGLWMKLYSSVFLNDSYLKYMGWMMHDKIPDVRLKCVLGLQGLYGDPLFLPKLDLFTSRFKDRMVSMTLDKDSEVAVQTMKLLVLISNTSDDALTPEDYKHLLQFVYSSQRPLATTAGELLFSRLLNASDTQDGMNEEEVCKQQTFARLKALLQFYQESEMHSHVVYLVDSLWDCGGALLKDWPSLTSALLQDSSSCSAGFTPAEQAVLVEILVASVRQASEGPVLAGRSGAKKVMNAREKKIQTDDCLKLTEHLVTVLPKLLSKFSGSSDILASLMRIPQHFLPECPQAENTQAVSGLLTEIEAVSDFHSGPALLEAASRAMLSLCSEEAAWCSLARAARDSLVQRWADKLTALLGDSLKDDSFSADEEKIREILATLRKLKAFYNCHDLSQWRLFDLLSPLLSVKSSLEGAPPEVLLEVLQCLSFSMLWSLSTSSETLTCRERSVAQRLQLRLFCERSHHCLSHSDLSARQQAFLGVCDVLTAHSYQLHVWDPTSFGPLLYTPSPKLQRALLTFVCMHVFVGSDCDSQSRVSENSQVERLEDLHKRRNLLAAYCKLIIHGVLEMSMAAEVFTYYMKYYNDFGDIIKETMYRTRQMDKIESARTLVLCLQQLFIRLKQEQESGGRPQPGVQTFTSIKELARRFALTFGDLVKFRECVVLIHRNGIEFVFQEFTQTPDLPTPLYLSYLTILSEFSSKLLRPDKKAVFSYLQKHTAEHIINLREECWQPLIYYRASLLAIAEGEDAVSYVSSDRKGNPPNRSPFSKQKREGSKSPCLFSPVDSKVSKIRKPSYSPSHQERAADTDPFSVPLEPPPRRLHMEGSVLSISNEPDDGTVEVEV, encoded by the exons ATGATACCAGAggccacagctgcagctgcatccAGGTCCTCAGGCCAGAA TAAGAACTGTCGTGATGAGGCGAACACCTCTGAAGCCGTCAGTCACTCAGAGGACTCTGGGAATGAGAATAGACAAAAGAGTGCG agacGAAGGAAAAGAGTGCACGAGGGCTCCGAGAATGTCAAGTGCAAAAGTCCCAAAGCCAGCTGCAGTGGCGCTAGGAGAGCAGGAAGGGGACACGGCAAACAGAAGCACGTGGAGGCCGTCACCTTGTTTGAGGTGATCACCATGGGCAGGAGTGCCATGCAG GCGGTGATAGATGATTGGATTGAGGCATATGTGACAGACAGAGACTCCTCTCTTCTTGACCTCATCAGCTTCTTCATTCAGTGTTCTGGGTGCAAAG gtgttgtCACAGCAGAGATGTGTCAGAGCAAAGAGGACAGCGAGGTCATGAGTAAGATGGTCGAGGAGCTGGAtgag GCTGCTGGTCTGCAGTATAAGAAGTTTCTGGCTTTTCCATGGATCCTCACAGTCACGTGGCCCATGGATACA GACAGTGTTGAGTATCCTCTGGTGCAGTCAGGAGCATACGGCCGCTGGTTTCACTCTGAGTTCTGTGACTTTGTGTCAGTGCTGGTGGCTCAGTGTCAGCACAGCATCATCTTTGACGGGTACCTGATGAACACCCTCATCTCGCTGCTCGCCGAGCTGTCAGATTCTTATGTGCGAGCGTTCAGACACACCTGCACGCTAGCTG CTGTGAAGCTGCTGAGCTCTCTGGTGGGCGTGGCTCTCAGCCTGAGCGTTGGGATTGAAAACAGTCAGAAGCTGTATGAGGTGCAAAAGACAAAGACCATGAGGCCGAAGAGTGCGCAGCAGCTGGAGAAAATACAGAAGAAGATCACAGAG TTGCAGGAGAAGCGAGCGGAGATCGAGAGCATGATGGACATCATCTTCAAGGGGGTTTTCCTTAAGCGATATCG TGATGTGCTTCCAGAAATCCGCTGCATCTGTATGGAGGAGTTGGGTTTGTGGATGAAACTCTACAGTTCTGTGTTTCTCAACGACAGTTACCTCAAATACATGGGCTGGATGATGCACGACAAG ATACCGGATGTGCGTCTCAAGTGTGTGTTAGGTCTGCAGGGTCTGTACGGAGATCCTCTCTTCCTGCCTAAACTAGACCTGTTCACCAGCCGCTTCAAG GACCGGATGGTCTCCATGACCCTGGATAAGGACAGCGAAGTGGCCGTGCAGACCATGAAACTCCTGGTGCTCATTTCCAA CACATCTGACGACGCGCTCACTCCGGAAGACTACAAGCACCTCCTCCAGTTTGTTTACTCCTCACAGCGGCCTCTTGCAACCACTGCGGGGGAGCTGCTCTTCTCAAG GCTTCTCAATGCATCTGATACTCAGGATGGAATGAATGAAGAGGAGGTGTGTAAGCAGCAAACCTTTGCCAGACTGAAGGCCCTGCTGCAGTTCTACCAGGAGTCTGAG ATGCACAGCCATGTGGTGTACCTGGTGGACAGTCTGTGGGACTGTGGTGGAGCTTTGCTGAAGGACTGGCCCTCACTCACATCTGCACTGCTGCAGGACTCTTCGTCATGCAGTGCAG gtttcACCCCGGCTGAACAGGCAGTGCTTGTAGAGATCCTGGTAGCATCAGTGCGTCAGGCCTCAGAGGGACCTGTGCTGGCAGGGAGGAGTGGAGCGAAGAAG gtAATGAATgccagagaaaagaaaattcaGACTGATGACTGTTTGAAGCTCACTGAGCATCTCGTCACGGTGCTTCCAAAGCTGCTGTCTAAG TTTTCAGGTAGCAGTGACATCCTTGCCTCCCTGATGAGGATTCCTCAGCACTTCCTCCCAGAGTGTCCACAGGCTGAAAACAcacag GCGGTGTCCGGCCTGCTGACAGAAATAGAAGCTGTTTCAGACTTCCACTCAGGCCCGGCTCTTCTGGAGGCGGCGTCTCGTGCGATGCTGTCTCTTTGTAGCGAGGAGGCAGCCTGGTGCTCCCTGGCCCGAGCTGCCAGAGACTCTCTGGTCCAGCGCTGGGCGGACAAACTGACAGCACTGCTGGGGGACTCGCTCAAG GACGACAGTTTCTCTGCTGATGAGGAGAAAATAAGAGAGATTTTAGCCACGCTGAGGAAACTTAAAGCTTTCTACAA CTGCCATGACCTCAGTCAGTGGCGTCTGTTTGATCTGCTGTCTCCTCTCCTGTCAGTAAAGAGCAGCTTGGAAGGAGCTCCACCTGAG GTGCTGCTGGAAGTACTGCAGTGTTTGTCCTTTTCCATGCTCTGGTCACTCAGCACCAGCAGTGAAACTCTGACCTGCAGG GAGAGGTCTGTAGCTCAGAGGCTCCAGCTGCGCCTTTTCTGTGAGAGAAGTCATCACTGCCTCTCCCACAGCGACCTCAGCGCGAGGCAGCAG gcttTTCTGGGTGTGTGCGACGTCCTGACGGCCCACTCCTACCAGCTACACGTGTGGGATCCCACCTCATTCGGTCCACTGCTCTACACGCCCAGTCCCAAGCTGCAGAGGGCGCTGTTGACCTTTGTGTGCATGCACGTCTTTGTGGGCTCAGACTGTGACAGCCAGAGCAGGG TCAGCGAAAACTCTCAAGTGGAGAGGCTGGAGGACCTTCACAAACGGAGGAATCTGCTCGCAGCCTACTGCAAGCTGATAATCCACGGAGTGCTGGAGATGAGCATGGCAGCAGAGGTCTTCACTTACTACATGAAG TACTACAATGACTTTGGAGACATCATCAAGGAGACGATGTATCGCACCAGGCAGATGGATAAAATAGAGAGTGCTCGCACACTCGTGCTCTGTTTGCAGCAG CTGTTTATACGACTAAAGCAGGAGCAAGAGAGCGGCGGCAGGCCTCAACCAGGAGTCCAGACTTTCACCAGCATTAAAGAGCTAGCCAGGCGATTCGCCCTCACCTTCGGGGACCTCGTCAAGTTTCGCGAGTGTGTCGTCCTCATCCACAG GAATGGCATAGAGTTTGTGTTCCAAGAGTTTACTCAGACTCCAGACTTACCTACACCACTGTACCTCTCCTACCTGACTATCCTCAGTGAGTTCTCCAGCAAACTGCTCAGACCAGACAAGAAAGCAGT gttctccTATCTGCAAAAACACACTGCTGAGCATATTATTAACCTCAGGGAGGAGTGCTGGCAGCCACTCATCTACTATCGTGCATCTCTGTTGGCTATAGCTGAAGGGGAGGACGCTGTATCCTATGTAAGCTCAGACAGAAAGGGCAACCCACCCAATCGCTCGCCCTTCTCCAAACAAAAACGGGAAG gaagCAAGTCCCCCTGTTTGTTTAGCCCTGTTGATTCCAAAGTCAGCAAAATACGCAAACCGAGCTACAGCCCAAG CCATCAGGAGAGGGCAGCTGATACAGATCCATTTTCTGTCCCTCTGGAACCTCCACCGAGAAGACTGCACATGGAAGGATCCGTACTCAGCATCAGCAACGAGCCAGACGATGGCACCGTGGAGGTGGAAGTCTGA